One part of the Nitrosophilus kaiyonis genome encodes these proteins:
- a CDS encoding CinA family protein, with product MKNILIIVGKDIKINEPFIEYLKREACKKVGKIDAHINISENDKNLFLEISENFKKYDNLLIATSQTSFATVSKIVATLFDDILIAKDDILVPSKSSKYEKNSFLISENEKNVNVIKIKEIDKLPSIFLETKFEYAVLNIFNIDINEAKDKLSNLANTYDINLTFTYLTKEWIKVVAINSKFGDLAMFVQNAKLLLPENIVVAENIFEYLIERLSAIHKTVTFAESCTGGLLASMLTKVPGSSSIFKGSLVTYANEIKSSWLGVKPEILNEFGAVSKETVTGMLKGALKVSESDFAMAISGIAGPGGATPTKPVGTVVIGAKSNEKEIIKTMHFEGDRNYIQYQAAMYAVKLLFDIAKNELF from the coding sequence ATGAAAAACATATTGATAATAGTAGGAAAAGATATAAAAATAAATGAACCTTTTATAGAGTATTTAAAAAGAGAGGCTTGTAAAAAAGTTGGAAAAATTGATGCTCATATAAATATAAGCGAAAATGATAAAAATCTTTTTTTAGAAATAAGCGAAAATTTTAAAAAATATGATAATTTATTAATTGCAACATCTCAAACCTCTTTTGCAACTGTTAGTAAAATAGTTGCAACTCTGTTTGATGATATATTAATTGCAAAGGATGATATTTTAGTTCCTTCAAAATCTTCTAAATATGAAAAAAATAGCTTTTTAATTAGTGAAAATGAAAAAAATGTAAATGTTATAAAAATAAAAGAGATTGATAAGTTACCTTCAATTTTTTTAGAAACCAAATTTGAATATGCAGTGTTAAACATTTTTAATATAGACATAAATGAAGCAAAAGATAAACTTTCAAATCTAGCAAATACTTATGATATAAATCTTACTTTTACATATCTTACAAAAGAGTGGATAAAAGTTGTTGCAATAAATTCAAAATTTGGTGATCTTGCTATGTTTGTTCAAAATGCAAAACTTTTACTCCCGGAAAATATTGTAGTAGCAGAAAATATTTTTGAATACCTAATAGAGAGATTAAGTGCTATTCATAAAACAGTAACTTTTGCAGAAAGTTGCACTGGAGGTCTTCTTGCTTCAATGCTTACAAAAGTACCTGGAAGCTCATCAATTTTCAAAGGCTCACTTGTTACATATGCAAATGAAATAAAAAGCTCTTGGCTAGGTGTTAAGCCAGAAATTTTAAATGAATTTGGTGCTGTAAGCAAAGAGACAGTTACTGGAATGTTAAAAGGTGCATTAAAGGTTAGCGAAAGTGATTTTGCTATGGCAATAAGCGGAATAGCTGGACCTGGTGGAGCTACTCCTACTAAACCTGTTGGGACAGTTGTAATTGGAGCAAAAAGTAATGAAAAAGAGATTATTAAAACAATGCATTTTGAAGGAGATAGAAACTATATCCAATATCAAGCTGCAATGTATGCAGTAAAACTTCTTTTTGATATTGCAAAAAATGAGCTTTTTTAA